In the Helianthus annuus cultivar XRQ/B chromosome 11, HanXRQr2.0-SUNRISE, whole genome shotgun sequence genome, one interval contains:
- the LOC110937123 gene encoding uncharacterized protein LOC110937123 produces the protein MGLSSDVQSHHKTHKFFLICNYILLGAASSCIFLTLSLRLIPSIAGALLVLLHIITIAGAISGCTAVSAGSSKWYAVHMVAAVLTAIFQGSVSVLIFTTTSNFLSALKSYVREDDAAVILKMTGGLCVLMFVMEWLVLTLAFFLRYYLFVEGGRTAGKVAAADEKTWTPPFHV, from the coding sequence ATGGGTCTCTCAAGTGACGTTCAATCACACCACAAAACCCACAAATTCTTCTTAATCTGCAACTACATCTTACTAGGAGCAGCCTCCAGCTGCATCTTCCTCACCCTCTCCCTCCGCCTCATCCCGTCCATCGCGGGGGCTCTACTCGTCCTCCTCCACATCATCACAATCGCGGGAGCCATCTCCGGCTGCACCGCGGTGTCCGCAGGCTCAAGCAAGTGGTACGCGGTCCACATGGTGGCCGCGGTCCTGACCGCGATATTCCAGGGGTCTGTATCGGTTTTAATTTTCACTACCACTTCGAATTTCTTGTCCGCGTTGAAGTCGTATGTGAGGGAAGATGATGCGGCGGTGATATTGAAAATGACTGGTggtttgtgtgttttgatgtttgtTATGGAGTGGTTGGTTTTGACACTTGCGTTTTTCTTGAGATATTATTTGTTTGTCGAAGGTGGTCGGACCGCCGGGAAGGTGGCTGCTGCGGATGAGAAGACATGGACACCGCCGTTTCATGTTTAG
- the LOC118483690 gene encoding uncharacterized protein LOC118483690 produces MNPNTTQPQHPFNLQDMDPSMLTYVAYLSGATPFVQPTFGFGQAGGSQPSQQQAEPDVDVVLKTQPEPVPEKSKRGRRSHKKKEANERSKTSSSVDPETSTSDARNVDLNDVVELDEEQLEEELARPPDRRKDKRTVKKTVESSSDLELKEDFEEMNRRLQDIRVLDHQRCEIMKERVAETKKFNEMQEARQMEKDIEFLSKPIDHLQGDALILAQMHRQKIREKYGL; encoded by the coding sequence atgaacccgaacacaacccaaccgcaacaCCCGTttaaccttcaagacatggacccgagcaTGTTAACGTACGTGGCTTACTTGAGTGGCGCTACTCCATTCGTGCAACCCACTTTTGGCTttggtcaagccggcgggtcgCAACCTTCACAACAACAAGCCGAACCCGATGTCGATGTCGTGCTGAagacgcaacccgaaccggtgcCAGAGAAATCGAAGCGCGGCAgaaggtcgcataagaagaaggaaGCGAACGAacggtcaaaaacatcatcctccgttgaccctGAAACATCGACTTCGGATGCCCGCAATGTCGATCTAAATGATGTTGTGGAGCTTGACGAAGAGCAACTTGAAGAAGAGTTGGCCCGACCGCCCGATAGAAGAAAGGATAAGCGAACCGTGAAAAAAACGGTggagtcgtcttccgatctcgagttgaaggaagatttcgaggagatgaaccgtcgtctccaagacattcgcgTCCTCGACCACCAACGTTGTGAGATTATGAAAGAACGAGTGGCCgaaaccaaaaagtttaacgagatgcaagaggcgaggcaaatggaaaaggacattgagtttttgtccaaaccgatcgaccacctccaaggcgacgcgttgatccttgcgcaaatgcATCGCCAAAAAATTCGGgaaaaatatggactctag